A stretch of the Elusimicrobiaceae bacterium genome encodes the following:
- a CDS encoding MFS transporter, which produces MQGQSLEEKSFKQIMLMCLGFFGIQFGWALQMGNMSAIYSRLGASEDQIPLLWLAAPVTGLLVQPLVGYFSDRTWCKLGRRRPYFLVGAIFSMFALFLMPQASAIWMAVIALWVLDTSVNVSMEPFRAFVGDILPEQQRKTGYAMQSVMIGAGAVIASFLPQILTSLGVSTEAPLGHIPNTVKYSFYIGAVVLFTAVLMTVKSTPEYPPQDMEAFKKLQAQRGSITKTLSEMWNAFTTMPSTMRRLAVVQFFTWAAFMIMWVYFTPGIASAVFHAAPGSAAFEEAANWGSSCFGIYNGVAFAFSFALLWLTTKFSAKYIHIVCLTIGAIGLGSLGLTLFGVTFSKMGLIFPMVCIGIAWSSLLSMPYALLSNSLPAEKMGFYMGVFNFFIVIPQICVNLFFGPIMKHLLNGSSIAAVGLGGVSLLVAAAFTFWVQDTTLPKKA; this is translated from the coding sequence GTCTTTGGAAGAAAAAAGTTTTAAACAAATCATGCTGATGTGTTTGGGATTTTTCGGCATTCAGTTTGGTTGGGCTCTGCAAATGGGAAATATGAGTGCTATCTATTCTCGTCTGGGAGCCAGTGAAGATCAAATTCCGCTTTTGTGGCTTGCGGCACCTGTAACGGGTTTACTGGTACAACCGTTGGTGGGATATTTTAGTGATCGTACTTGGTGTAAATTAGGTCGGCGCCGCCCGTATTTTTTGGTCGGTGCTATTTTTTCTATGTTTGCCTTATTTTTAATGCCGCAAGCATCTGCCATTTGGATGGCGGTTATTGCTTTGTGGGTGTTAGATACTTCTGTAAACGTAAGTATGGAACCGTTCCGCGCCTTCGTGGGTGATATTTTGCCGGAACAACAACGCAAAACCGGTTATGCCATGCAAAGTGTAATGATTGGCGCAGGCGCCGTTATCGCTTCTTTCTTACCGCAGATTTTAACTTCTTTAGGAGTCAGCACCGAAGCTCCTTTAGGACACATTCCCAATACCGTAAAATACTCCTTCTATATCGGCGCAGTGGTATTATTTACCGCCGTATTGATGACGGTCAAATCTACTCCGGAATATCCGCCGCAAGATATGGAAGCTTTCAAAAAACTGCAAGCTCAACGCGGTAGCATTACCAAAACTTTATCGGAAATGTGGAATGCTTTTACGACTATGCCTTCTACTATGCGCCGCTTGGCGGTCGTACAATTTTTCACTTGGGCAGCTTTTATGATTATGTGGGTCTACTTTACCCCCGGTATTGCCTCGGCGGTATTTCATGCGGCACCGGGTTCTGCGGCCTTTGAAGAAGCAGCTAACTGGGGTAGTTCCTGCTTTGGTATTTACAATGGCGTGGCCTTTGCCTTCTCTTTTGCGCTGTTGTGGTTAACAACCAAGTTCTCTGCCAAGTATATTCACATCGTGTGTTTGACAATTGGTGCTATCGGTTTAGGCTCGTTAGGGTTGACCCTCTTTGGTGTGACCTTTAGCAAAATGGGCCTCATTTTCCCGATGGTATGTATCGGTATTGCGTGGAGCAGTTTACTCTCTATGCCGTATGCCCTGCTTTCTAACAGTTTACCAGCAGAAAAAATGGGTTTTTACATGGGTGTGTTTAACTTCTTTATCGTTATCCCGCAAATCTGTGTGAACCTGTTCTTCGGCCCTATTATGAAACACTTATTAAACGGCAGCTCCATTGCCGCAGTAGGCTTGGGTGGTGTAAGCTTGTTGGTAGCGGCCGCTTTTACGTTCTGGGTACAAGATACTACGTTACCTAAAAAAGCATAA